One genomic window of Etheostoma spectabile isolate EspeVRDwgs_2016 chromosome 7, UIUC_Espe_1.0, whole genome shotgun sequence includes the following:
- the cs gene encoding citrate synthase, mitochondrial encodes MSFLTVSRLAPKLLNSKNATYFLVAARNASASTTNLKDVLADLIPKEQTRIKNFKQQYGKTNIGQINVDMVYGGMRGMKGLVYETSVLDPDEGIRFRGYSIPECQKLLPAAPGGEEPLPEGLFWLLVTGQVPTEEQVNWVSKEWAKRAALPSHVVTMLDNFPTNLHPMSQFSAAITALNSESSFARAYSEGVHKSKYWEFVYEDSMDLIAKLPCIAAKIYRNLYREGSSIGAIDSNLDWSHNFTNMLGYSDAQFTELMRLYLTIHSDHEGGNVSAHTSHLVGSALSDPYLSFSAAMNGLAGPLHGLANQEVLVWLTALQKELGGEVSDEKMRDYIWNTLKSGRVVPGYGHAVLRKTDPRYTCQREFALKHLPNDPMFKMVAQLYKIVPNVLLEQGKAKNPWPNVDAHSGVLLQYYGMTEMNYYTVLFGVSRALGVLAQLVWSRALGFPLERPKSMSTDGLMTLVGAKSG; translated from the exons ATGTCCTTTCTGACTGTGAGCAGGTTAGCGCCTAAACTACTCAATTCAAAG AATGCCACCTACTTCCTTGTGGCTGCCAGAAATGCCAGCGCATCAACAACA AATCTGAAGGATGTTCTGGCAGACCTCATCCCTAAAGAACAGACCAGGATCAAGAACTTTAAACAACAGTATGGCAAAACCAACATAGGACAGATTAATGTTGACATG GTCTATGGCGGTATGAGGGGGATGAAGGGTCTGGTGTATGAGACCTCTGTGTTGGACCCTGATGAG GGTATCCGTTTCCGGGGCTACAGCATTCCAGAGTGTCAGAAGTTGCTGCCTGCAGCTCCCGGAGGTGAGGAGCCACTGCCTGAGGGCCTCTTCTGGCTGCTGGTCACGGGACAGGTGCCCACCGAGGAGCAG GTGAACTGGGTGTCCAAAGAGTGGGCGAAGAGAGCAGCACTTCCCTCTCACGTTGTCACCATGTTGGATAATTTCCCCACAAACCTCCACCCCATGTCTCAGTTCAGCGCTGCCATCACAGCTCTGAACAGCGAGAGCAGCTTTGCCCGGGCCTACTCTGAGGGTGTCCACAAGTCCAAGTACTGGGAG TTTGTCTATGAAGACTCCATGGACCTGATTGCCAAGCTGCCCTGCATCGCTGCCAAGATCTACCGCAACCTGTATCGCGaaggcagcagcatcggagccatcGACTCGAACCTGGACTGGTCCCACAACTTCACCAACATGCTGGGCTACAGCGATGCCCAGTTCACTGAGCTGATGAGGCTCTACCTCACCATCCACAG tGACCACGAAGGGGGCAATGTCAGTGCCCACACCAGCCACTTGGTGGGGAGTGCCCTGTCTGATCCCTACCTGTCCTTCAGTGCTGCCATGAATGGTCTGGCTGGTCCTCTGCATGGCCTGGCCAATCAG GAGGTGCTAGTGTGGCTGACCGCCCTGCAGAAGGAGTTGGGTGGAGAGGTGTCTGATGAGAAGATGAGGGATTACATCTGGAACACGCTGAAGTCTGGAAGG GTTGTTCCAGGCTACGGCCATGCTGTCCTGAGGAAGACCGACCCGCGTTACACCTGCCAGCGTGAGTTTGCCCTGAAGCACCTGCCCAACGACCCCATGTTCAAGATGGTTGCCCAGCTTTACAAGATTGTGCCCAACGTGCTCCTGGAGCAGGGCAAGGCCAAGAACCCCTGGCCCAACGTGGACGCCCACAGCGGAGTGCTGCTGCAG TACTATGGAATGACTGAGATGAATTACTACACTGTGCTGTTTGGTGTGTCCCGAGCCCTCGGCGTGCTGGCTCAGCTGGTGTGGAGTAGAGCCCTGGGCTTCCCCTTGGAGCGCCCCAAGTCCATGAGCACAGATGGACTGATGACACTGGTGGGAGCCAAGTCAGGCTGA